ATTAAGCACAGCGTGACTGCGGCCGGTCACGCGGCGGCCCGGCCCCCGTCGCTGCTGCCGGAGCCCCCAGCCTGTGTCACCCGGCCCGGCCGGGAGGCTCCCCAGCCGGCCCCGCCCCCTGTCGAGCTGCAGCGCCCGCCGGCCGCGACCGGGGCTGCACAAGTGGCGCCAGGCCCGGGCCTCTTCGCCTTGCAGCGCCGGGAGCCCAGTGCCGGGCAGTGGCCACCGGCCGATCCTGCAGCGCTGGGCAGGCCCCGGATCTCACCTTCCTATCCGGGTTGGCCCGCCCGCTCGCCGTCCCGGATGCTGCCACCGTCGGGGCTTCCGGCTCCACCCGGAAGCGCGCACGCCCCGCCCCGAAAGCTCCGGCTCCCCGGTGATGTCAGGGTGCCTCAGCCCGCGGCACCGCCTTCCTGAGCACGCCCCGCGCGGCTCCAGTCGGGACGTGGGAGGAGGCTGCGGCGGCGCCGGGGGCGGTGCGTCCCTTCAGGTGGGCGGCTGTCCTGGCCGCGCCGGTTCTGCCCTTCTGGGCCTGGCACCGCGTGCCCAGCTCGCGACTCTAATCGCCCCATGGCTCCTCGCCACGGAGAGCTCCGCAGCGACGGGGCGGTTCTCCACTCCGGCCGCGCCTCTCAAGTGCCCATCCCAGTGGAGCAGAGGCCGCCCTCCGGctccccaggcctggcctcccAAGAAGCATCAGGAGCCGGCCGTGGCGCCTCGGCCGCCGGCGAAGGACGCAGGCAGGGAGTGCTAGAGGACGGCGGGCCGCCCGACGCGGAGGAGGGGAAGACGGCTGCTTGGCGCAGTAGGGCCGCCGGGGTGCCGCCCGCCAGTGGGGGTGCGCGGGGCTTCCCACGCCCTGGGTCTTTGACACCTTCCACTGACCTGACTGCTTTGTCCTCACAGGCCGCCGGAACTCGGGACGCTGGCAGGACGTATGTGGGGTACTTCGGAGGAATACTGTGAATTGCGGTGGCATCAGTGCCCCCAACAAATCGGAACGTAAATCAATTGTTTGGGGCACCATGACGCTTAGGCTCTTAGAAGACTGGTGTAGGGGGATGGATATGAACCCTCGGAAAGCACTGTTGGTGCCGGCATCCCCCAGACCTGTAATGTGACAGAAATGTAGGGGGCTCTGCGCGCTGGTTTAGCCCCCTTGGGCGAGTACAGGTTGCCCGGGAGGATGTTCCGGAGGGACGAGAACAGGAAGGTAGCCCTAATAGGACTCACCGAGGAGACTCCTTATGCTCTGGTCCCTAAGGAGACACCTGGATAAGGGGGTGTCTGGAGAGTGATCTGTAAGCCTCCTGACCCAGATAATGAATTTTTAAGCAGATTAGCTGAATTCTTAGAGGGAAAGGGCCTGACATTAGGGGAGTTGACCAGAGCTCTTGAGTATGGAAACGACCCTTTTGACCTAGACCAGGACGTGATCCTGGAAATACGGGCCCCCACGTTAGCACAGGCATTAGATGAGGCTCTTCAGCCGGCCCTGCAGTACCTAAAACACAAAAAGCTGAGCGTATTCTCAGGCAGTGATCCTCCAGGACCAGAGGAAGAAGAATTGGATTCCTGGTTGTTTCATACTACTCAAATGATGAAGGCATGGCAGGAGTCAGATGCTGAGAAAAGAAGGTGATTGCTAGAGAGCCTTAAAGGCCAAGCATATGATATTATTCGTGTCCTCAAGATAAACAATCCTTTAGTCATGGTCCCTGAATGCCTGCAGGCTCTTGAGCAAGTCCTCGGGGTTACTGATAATCCCAGGGAGTTGCAAGTCAAATATCTGACCACTTACCTGAAGGATGAAGAAAAACTGTCTGCTCACGTGCTAAGGTTGGAGCCTTTATTACGGAAACTGGTGGAGAGAGGAGCAGTTGAGAGAGAAGTTGTGAATCAGGCCCGCCTGGACCAAATCCTTGCTGGAACAGTCCACAGAACACTGCGCACGAGGCTTGCTCTGCCAGAGGAGGCCCAGCCCCTGGCTTATTGGAATTACTGACACTGCTAAGGGATGAAGAAACagctgaggaagaggaggaggtgctTCTCCAGGCAGGATTAGAGAGGCATTTCACCTGACTCTTAGGAAACCAGGAAGGGATATCTGACAGCAGAGCATGGAGGTAGAACAACCCATATACTCCAGTGATAGGCATTAACCAATCCCTACCTTGTGCTGCCAAGTAACTCCTTTATGTACTGTTCACAGTATAAATCCATTGTCATTTCTGTGCCTCTTTAGTGTCTCCTAAATGTGTCATTGACTAGGAAGGCTGTATAGTTCTGCActggtatttatatatttaaattcaccCCTGTGAATTTTTTCATCATACAAAATTGCACAAAAGGTCTATTACTGTCTATATGTAGTGCTCTGACAGGAGAACAAGGGTCAGGTGCATATGCTGACCAGATCGCGTGGCGACGTCAGATTGTGTGTAACAGGTGCCAGTGTAGTGTGTCAGATGTGATAATGTGTCATGGTTTGTAGGTGTGCATTGCCCTTCATTTATCGTGCAGGTTGTGAGCAGTGGTTAAGATACTATTTTCTGTTTGTACCAGATTTTTATTGATTCTGTTCAATCGAACCAAGAGGAAGAGTTAAATGGTAAGGTTGTTTGCAGCTGCCATCTCTCACCCCAGATTCCTGATGTGTCATCAAAACGTCTAGTTTGGAGTATCATTTTAATAGGTGTTATAAGATTATAGGCATGaacttataaaataaaggaatgctAATAAAATGACCTCTTTTATCTGTTTCGTTTTTATCAAATGTCCAAAGAGACTGCATTTGAACAAAGAGTTCCACAAGCATGAATCTGAAAATCACTGAATTTACACAATCTTAACCCTTTGGACACTTGCCTCGTGGTGCCCAATG
The nucleotide sequence above comes from Rhinolophus ferrumequinum isolate MPI-CBG mRhiFer1 chromosome 6, mRhiFer1_v1.p, whole genome shotgun sequence. Encoded proteins:
- the MOAP1 gene encoding LOW QUALITY PROTEIN: modulator of apoptosis 1 (The sequence of the model RefSeq protein was modified relative to this genomic sequence to represent the inferred CDS: inserted 2 bases in 2 codons; substituted 3 bases at 3 genomic stop codons), whose amino-acid sequence is MSGCLSPRHRLPEHAPRGSSRDVGGGCGGAGGGASLQVGGCPGRAGSALLGLAPRAQLATLIAPWLLATESSAATGRFSTPAAPLKCPSQWSRGRPPAPQAWPPKKHQEPAVAPRPPAKDAGRRNSGRWQDVCGVLRRNTVNCGGISAPNKSERKSIVWGTMTLRLLEDWCRGMDMNPRKALLXAGIPQTCNVTEMXGALRAGLAPLGEYRLPGRMFRRDENRKVALIGLTEETPYALVPKETPGXGGVWRVICKPPDPDNEFLSRLAEFLEGKGLTLGELTRALEYGNDPFDLDQDVILEIRAPTLAQALDEALQPALQYLKHKKLSVFSGSDPPGPEEEELDSWLFHTTQMMKAWQESDAEKRRXLLESLKGQAYDIIRVLKINNPLVMVPECLQALEQVLGVTDNPRELQVKYLTTYLKDEEKLSAHVLRLEPLLRKLVERGAVEREVVNQARLDQILAGTVHRTLRTRLALPEXGPAPGLLELLTLLRDEETAEEEEEVLLQAGLERHFT